One Glycine max cultivar Williams 82 chromosome 4, Glycine_max_v4.0, whole genome shotgun sequence DNA segment encodes these proteins:
- the LOC100813061 gene encoding probable steroid-binding protein 3, with product MELTPQQLSQYNGTDPSKPIYVAVKGRVYDVTTGKSFYGPGGPYAMFAGKDASRALAKMSKNDDDISPSLDGLSDKEIGVLNDWENKFQAKYPVVARVLN from the coding sequence ATGGAGCTGACACCCCAGCAGCTGAGCCAATACAACGGCACGGACCCATCGAAGCCGATCTACGTGGCGGTGAAGGGCCGCGTCTACGACGTCACCACCGGAAAATCCTTTTACGGCCCCGGCGGCCCCTACGCCATGTTCGCCGGCAAAGACGCCAGCAGAGCCCTGGCGAAGATGAGCAAGAACGACGACGACATCTCCCCCTCCCTCGACGGCCTCTCCGACAAGGAGATCGGCGTTCTCAACGACTGGGAGAACAAATTCCAAGCTAAGTACCCTGTCGTTGCTCGTGTTCTCAATTAA
- the LOC100813264 gene encoding uncharacterized protein, whose amino-acid sequence MSVQSQSGSSNGTERSRTHWTPLLERYFIDLMLEHLQRGNRVGHTFNKQAWTDMLTSFNDNFGSQYDKDVLKTRYTNLWKQFNDVKSLLSHFGFSWDAARQMVVAADDDSVWDAYLKAHPDARCYRTKPVLNFDDLCVIYGHTVADGRYSLSSHDVNLDDQVQGQHLGDGMGSIAVPSSERAKTDWTASMDQFFIELLLDQLGRGNQVDNGFNKNAWTDMLALFNAKFGCQHGRRVLKNRFKKLLKYYRDITNLIKQGFSWDEQQQMLLADDDVWNAYVKAHPHARTYRSKTLPNYRDLELIFRNVAENEISNLQQEKNHEDVISETKAGETKGSRNPSGTDRTRTYWTPPMDRCLIDLLLEQVKHGNRLGQTFIAQAWNDMITTFNERFKSQYDKDVLKNRYKHFRKQFNDVDHLLQQGGFSWDDTREMIDAEDHVWDAYTKAHPEARSLRVKTLPDYWKLCVIFGAESSDARYVHLAHNADLSSELPMYITGEQKNGFFPNVYDAGSTIEWTESMEHYIVDLMIEQVNRGNRIGHLFNEQAWMHMVQAFNARWGLQSDKQVLMDQYFCLMKKHDDISNILSHSEFTWNETLQTLNAEDDVWDAYIKDHPDAISYKNKCLYLFHDLCKIFGNKLMEVSDVRVSDLEQLQLMEANDFTIEMDMDETNESLLNVSSVGISDQDPGRAKEIDADGSFGNLVVSSSNEIEIVAVGTSGNLDVDMDMTSGTCGNLDVTGDTQILSQDKQGPDEMATNGTRGDLELSGNTKITQHVRKRPNMMFQDSRPPKKKLGMKEALSEMASAVKALMNDKENNNTSFDDALSALRAMPDVDDDLVMDACDLLEDERKAKIFLALDISLRKKWLLRKLRQGKPT is encoded by the exons ATGAGTGTCCAAAGCCAGAGTGGTTCAAGCAATGGCACCGAACGATCAAGGACGCATTGGACTCCATTGCTGGAACGCTATTTCATTGATCTCATGTTGGAGCATTTGCAGAGAGGGAACAGGGTTGGCCACACTTTCAACAAGCAAGCATGGACAGACATGCTCACCTCGTTCAATGATAACTTTGGTTCTCAGTACGACAAAGATGTCTTGAAAACTCGCTACACCAATTTGTGGAAGCAGTTCAATGATGTCAAGAGCCTTCTTTCTCACTTTGGTTTTTCCTGGGATGCTGCCCGGCAAATGGTTGtggctgctgatgatgattctgTTTGGGATGCTTATTTGAAAGCTCACCCTGATGCTAGATGCTACAGAACAAAACCAGTGCTCAATTTTGATGATTTGTGTGTTATATATGGCCACACTGTTGCTGATGGAAGATATAGTTTATCTAGCCATGATGTAAACCTTGATGATCAAGTACAAGGACAACATTTGG GTGATGGAATGGGAAGCATTGCTGTACCGAGTAGTGAACGTGCCAAGACAGATTGGACTGCTTCTATGGACCAGTTTTTTATAGAGCTTTTGCTGGATCAGTTAGGAAGGGGAAATCAAGTGGATAATGGATTCAATAAAAATGCTTGGACAGATATGCTAGCCCTCTTTAATGCTAAGTTTGGATGTCAACATGGTAGAAGGGTTTTAAAGAATCGGTTCAAGAAACTGTTGAAATATTACCGTGATATAACAAATCTTATAAAACAAGGCTTTTCGTGGgatgaacaacaacaaatgcTTTTGGCTGATGATGATGTCTGGAATGCTTATGTCAAG GCACATCCGCACGCACGAACATATAGATCAAAAACTTTGCCAAACTATCGTGATTTAGAATTAATATTCAGAAATGTGGCTGAAAATGAGATCAGTAATTTGCAGCAGGAgaaaaatcatgaagatgtcATATCAGAAACAAAGGCTG GTGAAACAAAAGGAAGTCGCAACCCAAGTGGCACTGATCGTACTAGAACATATTGGACACCCCCAATGGACCGATGCCTCATTGACTTGTTATTGGAGCAGGTCAAACATGGAAATAGACTTGGGCAGACATTCATTGCCCAAGCTTGGAATGACATGATTACAACTTTCAATGAACGATTCAAATCTCAATACGACAAAGATGTTCTGAAGAATCGTTACAAACATTTCAGGAAACAGTTCAATGATGTAGACCATCTTCTTCAACAGGGTGGGTTCTCATGGGATGATACAAGAGAAATGATTGATGCAGAAGATCATGTTTGGGATGCTTATACAAAG GCACACCCTGAAGCTCGATCACTTAGAGTTAAAACCTTGCCAGACTATTGGAAATTGTGTGTTATATTTGGAGCGGAAAGTTCTGATGCAAGATACGTCCATTTAGCACATAATGCAGATCTCAGTAGTGAATTACCGATGTATATAACAG GTGAACAGAAGAATGGCTTTTTTCCAAATGTTTATGATGCTGGTTCTACAATAGAGTGGACAGAATCAATGGAACACTATATTGTTGACCTTATGATTGAGCAAGTAAATAGAGGAAATAGGATTGGCCATTTATTCAATGAGCAAGCTTGGATGCACATGGTCCAAGCGTTTAACGCTAGATGGGGACTCCAATCTGATAAGCAGGTTCTAATGGATCAATATTTCTGCTTGATGAAAAAACATGATGACATCAGCAATATTCTCAGTCACAGTGAATTTACATGGAATGAAACCCTACAAACGTTAAATGCTGAGGATGATGTCTGGGATGCATACATTAAG GACCACCCAGATGCCATCTCatataaaaacaaatgtttGTATCTTTTCCATGATTTATGCAAGATTTTTGGAAACAAATTAATGGAAGTATCAGATGTAAGAGTGAGTGATCTGGAGCAGCTTCAATTGATGGAAGCAAATGATTTTACCATTGAAATGGATATGGATGAAACAAATGAAAGTTTGCTTAATGTTAGCAGTGTTGGTATATCAGACCAGGATCCGGGCAGGGCAAAGGAAATAGATGCGGATGGATCATTTGGGAATTTGGTTGTGAGTAGCAGCAATGAAATTGAGATTGTTGCCGTTGGAACATCAGGAAATTTAGAtgtggatatggatatgacatCTGGAACCTGTGGGAATTTGGATGTGACTGGCGACACTCAAATATTATCTCAAGATAAACAAGGCCCTGACGAAATGGCTACAAATGGAACACGTGGGGATTTGGAATTGAGTGGCAACACTAAAATAACACAGCATGTCAGAAAAAGGCCTAATATGATGTTTCAAGACTCCAGACCTCCCAAAAAGAAGCTGGGAATGAAAGAAGCTTTGTCTGAGATGGCTAGTGCTGTTAAGGCACTGATGAATGATAAAGAGAACAACAATACATCATTTGACGATGCTTTAAGTGCACTTCGAGCTATGCCGGACGTAGATGATGACTTAGTAATGGATGCGTGTGAT